Part of the Devosia sp. SL43 genome, GTCAACACCAACCAGGATGCAGAGCGGGGGAAGATTGTGGTCTTCGATCTGGCGGAAGCCGAACCGCAGCCTGTCGAGGTGGTCGCGGAGGACGAAGCCGTAATCAGCAATGCCATCCTCGTCGGCGGGCGCCTGCTGACCACCTATCTTGTGGATGCCCAGACCGAGATGCGGCGCTTCCTGCCTGACGGCACGCCGGACGGCGTGGTGGACTTGCCGGGCATCGGCACGGCGGGCGGCATCCAGGGCGATTTCGCTGAAGATGAAGCCTTCTTCCTCTTCACCAGCTTCGACACCCCGATCACAGTCTACCGCTACGACGTGGCCGCCAACAGCTACGACGGGTGGGCCGAGCCAAAACTGGCGGCAAATTTCAACAATGTCGTGGTCGAACAGCGGTTCTATACGTCAAAGGACGGGACGCAGGTTCCGATGTTCATCGTCAGCAATGGTGATGTCACCAAGCCGGCGCCGACCTTGCTGTATGGGTATGGCGGGTTCGGCATCCCCATGGTGCCGTTCTACAACCCCCTGCAGATGGCCTGGGTAGAACAGGGCGGCGTGCTGGCGGTCGCCAATATCCGCGGTGGCGGCGAGTATGGCCGCGCCTGGCATCGGGCTGGACAGCTCGAAAACCGGCAGAACGCCTATGACGACTTCATCGCTGCAAGCGAATATCTCAAGGCCGAGAAGATTGCCAGCGACGATGGTTTGGTCGTCCAGGGCGAATCCAATGGCGGCCTCCTCGTCGGGGTGGTGACCAACCAGCGGCCTGACCTTTTTGCAGCGGCGCTTCCCGGCGTCGGTGTGATGGATATGCTGCGATACCATCAGTTCACCGGCGGCGCCTTGTGGATTTCCGATTTTGGCAGCCCGGATGAAGAGGTGCATTTCGACAATCTCCTTGCCTATTCGCCCTATCACAACATCCGGGACGGCGAAGACTATCCGGCGATCCTGGCGACCACCGCGGATACCGACGATCGTGTTGTGCCGGGTCACACGTTCAAATACACCGCCGCTCTTCAGGCGGCAGACCTGGGAGACAAGCCCCATCTGGTCAGGATCGAGACCAGGGCCGGTCATGGCGCTGGCATGCCCCTCGACAAGGTCATCGCCCTGCATGCCGACCAATGGGCCTTCGCCGCACACTGGGCTGGCCTCGAAGTCGGCAAGACGCCGTGATCCTGGTCTTGGATCACAGGTCAAACCCCGTTTGGTGGCATGACCTCCAAGTCCGGTTTTGCCGAAGTCAGCGTCTCGAACGCCGCGCGGTTGGGAGGGCGAGCAATGTTCGCCCCTCGATCGCAGATGCTAGAAAAGGGACCGTCGCTGGGCCGTCTTGTACTCGCTTCATTGTTACCAGAAGCTGATATTCCGTTGTCGGCCCAAGTTCACCAATCGCAAAAATGATCCGTTAGTGCATTGTTCTTACTTATCTTTCTTTGATGTCTGGGGCATCCTATGGGCGATTTTACAAGTGAGTGTGAGCGGGTGGGCTGGAATGTTCACTACCCCCAGGAAATGGCCCACGCTTTCATAGTGATCCGGTGGGCGACCACCCGCGTAAGGACATTACCTGCGCGGAGAAACCGATGTATATGGTGCCCATGACCGATGCAGAACGCAGGCAACCCTTGAGCGCTGGACTGCAGGAAGACCCGTCTGCTTTGCTGCATCGCGTTGCACAGTTTAGGGACAAGGCTGCTCTGGCGGCCTTGTTCAGCATGTATGGCCCAAAGCTGAAGTCGATGATGCTCAAGCTTGGCACCAGCGACGCTCTGGCCGAGGACTTGGTTCAAGACACGTTTCTCAATGTCTGGCGCAAGGCCGCGCTCTATTCCAATCAACGCGGTGCGGTGAGCACCTGGATTTTCACCATCGCCCGCAACCTGCGGATTGATCAGCTTCGGCGTCAATCCAACAAGCCCTACGAAGATCTCGAAGCTCTGGAACTGGCCAGCGAGGCGCCGACGGGATTGTTTCTGACCGAGCAAAACCAGGTTGTCGCCCGGGTAACGGCGGCTCTGGATACCTTGCCGCTGGAGCAGCAGGAGGTGATCCGCCTCAGCTTCATTCATGAATTGCCGCATGCGGAGATCGCCGAACGGACCGGCATTCCGCTTGGAACCGTAAAATCTCGACTGCGCCTTGCCTATGAACGGCTCCGGCCTGCGCTGGAGGATCTGCAATGACCGTCAACCATCACCCCGACATCGCGACGCTCATGGCGTTCAGCGCCGGCACGCTTGACCATCCCTATGCCACGGTTATTGCCACGCATTTGGCAATGTCCGAAGGCGGTCGCGAGACGATGCGTCATATCAATACGATCGGCGGGGCGCTGCTGACGGCAGAGCCGGGGGGCGATCTGGCTCCCGATGCCCTTGATCGTCTGCTGAATTCGCTGGAAGACGACGAGAGCGAGGTCGTTTCGCAGCCCCTGCTGAACAGCGATCTACCGATCCCCCTGCAGCGCTTCCTGCCCGATGGCCTCGACAGCGTGCGATGGAAGTGGACCGGGCCCGGCGTGGCGACGGCAGACCTGGCATGGAGTGCGGCCGGGTCGCGCCTGATGCTGCTGCGCGTTGCCGCTGGCCGACGCGTTCCCGAGCATGGGCACGGCGGCCAGGAACTGACCTTGATCCTCAAGGGCGCCTATCGCGACCGCTTCGGCATCTTTGCGGCGGGCGATATCGCCGACCATGACGAGGATGTCGAACACCAGCCGATCGCCGAACCGGGCGAAGACTGCATTTGCCTGGTTGCCGTGGACGCCAGGCTCACCTTCCGCGGGCGGCTCATGCGGCTGTTGCAGCCGCTGTTTGGCATGTAGCGGCGGGTCTGGCTTCTACCCCTTGGTCCGCAACGTCGAGCGACCGCCGTCGACGCCGAGCACCTGTCCGGTGACCCATGTCGATTGGTCGGACAGCAGGAAATCGGCTGCAGCGGCGATGTCGTCCGCTTCGCCAAGCCGCCCCATGGCGTGCATCTGGGCGATGGCGCTCGCTGTCGCCTCGTTGCTGGTCAAAGCCTGGGCGAGCGGGGTTTTCGTAAGCGACGGCGCCACGGCATTCACCCGGATCCTGGGGGCCAGCTCGGCGGCGAGGGCCCGCGTCAGGCCCTCGATCGCGCCCTTGGCCATGGCCACGGAAGCATGGCCGGCAAAACCCTGGCCAACGGCCACGCTCGAAAACAGCACGACTGAACTCGTCGTGGCATTGGCCTTCATGGCCGGGAGCGCCGCCTGGACGGTGATGGCAGCACCCAAGGCGTTCAGAGCGAAGTCGGTGGCAAAGTCGTCGAGCGACAGGCGCGCAAGCGGCTTGAGATTGATGGAGCCCACAGCGTAGACGAGGCCGCCCACCGGCCCCGGCGAAGCCTCCACTGCTGCCTTCAACGCCCCGGTGTCGAGCACGTCGGCGATGGCCCATGTCGCACCCGTCGCGCCCGCAAGCGCTTCCAGCTTTTCGGCGTCACGGCCGACCAGGTGGAGCGGAACGCCGCGAGCGCTGAGGCGGCGAGCCAGGGTAGAGCCCACGCCGCCGGTTGCGCCAACGATGATTATGGTTCCTGACACGGCACACCTTTCGGTTGATCGGTCGGCCCGCGCATTCGTGCCGATAGAAGCTGATACGCAGCAGTGCCCGATGCGGATTGGCGGTGCTCATAGCCGCCCGCGCTGCGTGACAACGCCCAAAAAGCCGCTAAGCTCCAGCTCATGATTTCAGCGCCAAACAACCCTTCCGACCTGCCGTTGATCCTGGTCGGCGCGGGCCTGGCTAGCGCGCTGATCGCGCAGCGGCTGTCCCATGGCGGCAATGGTCCGGCGATCGTCATGCTTGAGGCCGGTGAGACGCCGTTTGGCGAACACACCTGGTCGTTCCACGAGGCCGACGTCGAAGCCGAAGACCTGGCGTGGCTCGCCCCCCTTGTTGCCCATCGCTGGGATGCGCAATCGGTTCGGTTTCAGAATCTGCGGCGCCAATTGCAGTCCGGCTACGCGACTCTGACGTCGGCTTCGGTCGCGAGTGCGATGTCGCAGCTCGCCAATTTAGACCTGCGAAAGCGCAGCGCTGCGGTGGCAGTGGGCCCCGATCACGTCACCCTCGCGGATGGAACGCGCATCGATGGTGCCTGCGTCATCGACGCGCGCGGTTACCAGCCGAGTGACGCGCTGGCCCTGGGCTACCAGAAATTCGTCGGCCTCGAGATCGAGACCGAACAGCCGCATGGCCTGGTCAATCCTGTGATCATGGATGCTTCGGTCGACCAGCGCGATGGCTACCGGTTTGTCTATCTGCTGCCCTTTTCGCCGACACGCGTCCTGATCGAGGACACGCGCTATTCGGATGGCGAGGCACTGGACCTGCAGGCATTGGCGGCCGATGTGTCCGCCTATGCGACGGCGCAAGGTTGGTCCATTGCGCGTGTCGTCCGCGAGGAGCATGGGGTGCTGCCTATCGCGCTGGCGCATGACGCCGAACGCTTCTGGTCCAGCAAACCCCGCGACGTGCCACAGGCGGGCATGCGCGCCGCGCTGTTCCACCCGACGACCGGTTACAGCCTGCCCGAAGCGGTCAGGGTCGCCAATCTGGTCGCCTCGGCCTGGCCGATCGGCAGTGCCGAACTTGCGCCCAGAATACGGGATCACGCGGTGACGCGGAACCGGCAGCAGCGGTTCTATCGGCTGCTCAATCGCATGCTGTTTAGGGCGGCGCGGCCGGAGCGGCGGCACCTGGTGCTGCAGCGCTTCTATAAATTGCCAAAACCACTGATCGAAAGGTTCTATGCCGGCCGTACAAGCTGGACAGACATTGCCCGTATCCTGATCGGCAAGCCGCCGGTTCCCATCCACCGCGCTCTCGCCTGTCTGCGAGAAGCGCCCCTGCTCAAGCCGGAGAAGCCGTGAACTCGCCAACCAGGACCGCAGCAGTCATCGGCGCAGGCTTTGGAGGCTTGGCCCTCGCGATCCGGCTCCAGAGCGCCGGCATAGCGACGACGCTGTTCGAGAAGCGCGACAAGCCCGGTGGTCGCGCCTATGTCTATGCCGATGATGGCTTTACCTTCGATGCCGGCCCCACCGTCATCACCGATCCAGACTGTCTAGAACAGCTCTGGGCGCTTTCCGGCCGAAAGCTGTCGGACTATGTGACCCTGCTGCCGGTGACGCCCTTTTACCAACTGTGCTGGGAAGACGGCTATCGCTTCGACTACGCGGACGATCAGGCCGAGATCGATCGCCAGATCGCTGCCAAATCGCCGGAGGATGTCGCGGGCTACCGCAAGTTCCTCGCCTATTCCGAGGACCTGTTCTGCGAGGGCTACGAGAAGCTGGGCACGGTGCCCTTCCTCAATTTCTGGTCGATGATCAAGGCGGCGCCGCAACTGGTCCGCCTCGAAAGCCATCGCAGCGTCTATTCCAAGGTCAGCCAGTTCATCAAGGACGACCAGCTGCGCCAGGCCTTCAGCTTTCACTCCCTGCTGGTCGGCGGCAACCCGTTTCAGACGTCGTCGATCTATGCGCTGATCCACGCCCTGGAGCGCAAGGGGGGCGTGTGGTTTGCCAAGGGCGGCACCGGGGCGTTGATCGCCGGCATGGTGAAGCTGTTCGAGGATCTCGGCGGCAAGGTGCATCTCAACGCGGAAATCGATCGCCTTGAGACCAGCAACGACCGCGTTACGGCGCTGATGCTGAGGGATGGCAGCCGCCACGTCTTCGACCAGGTGGCTTCCAATGCGGACGTCGTCCACACCTACAAGCACATGCTGCGGGATACGGAGCGCGGCAAGGCCAATGCCAAGGCACTGGAAAAGAAGCGCTTTTCCATGTCGCTCTTCGTCATCTATTTCGGGCTGAAGACAACGCATCCCGAGCTCAAGCATCACATGGTGCTGTTCGGGCCGCGCTATCGCGATCTGATCGCCGACATCTTCAAGGCCGATGGCCTCGCCGATGATTTCTCGCTCTACCTGCATGCGCCGTCGGTGACCGACGACAGCCTTGCCCCGGCTGGGTCGAGTGCGTATTACGTGCTGTCGCCGGTGCCGCATCTCGGCACTGCCGATATCGACTGGGCGGTCGAGGGGCCGAAATACCGCGACCGCATCCTCAAATATCTCAACGACCGCTACATTCCCGGCCTGCTCGACGATCTGGTGACGGTGCGCCATTTCACGCCCTTCGATTTCCGCGACGAGCTCAACGCCCATCTGGGGTCGGCATTCTCGGTCGAGCCCATCCTGACCCAGAGCGCCTGGTTCCGACCGCATAATCGGGACGACGAGATTTCCAATCTCTATATCGTCGGTGCAGGCACCCATCCGGGTGCCGGCATTCCCGGTGTCGTTGGCTCCGCCAAGGCGACCGCCGGCCTGATGATCGAGGATGCACAGGCATGAGCGATGCCGTTATTGCCAATAGCGAAGTCGCCATTGCGCAGGGTTCGCAAAGCTTTGCGGCGGCGGCACGCCTGTTCGACAAGGCGACGCGCGACGACGCTGTCATGCTCTATGCCTGGTGCCGGCATTGCGACGACGTCGTCGACGGACAGACCCTGGGTCACGCCCAGCAAGACGATTTTCGTGACGGCCAACACCAGCGCCTCGATCTGCTGCGCCACCAGACAGCCGCGGCACTGAATGGCGAACGCACCGACGATCCGACCTTCGAGGCCTTGCGCCGCGTCGTGCAGCGCCACCAGATCCCGCACCGCCATCCGCAGGAGCTACTGGCCGGGTTCGAGATGGATGTCTCTAATCGGCACTATGCCACGACGGGCGACACACTCGACTACTGCTACCATGTCGCTGGCGTGGTCGGCGTGATGATGGCGATGATCATGGGCGCGCGTGATCCTAAGGTGCTGGACCGGGCCTGCGATCTGGGCCTGGCGTTCCAGCTGACCAACATCGCCCGCGACGTGATCGACGATGCCCGTGTGGGCCGCGTTTACGTACCGGCGGATATCCTGCGTCGGCACGGTATCGCGCGGATCGACGCTGATGACCTGTCGCAGCGGCCGGCGCTGCACGCAGCCGCGCTGGAGCTCCTCGACCTCGCCGAACGTTACTACGCGTCCGCCTATATCGGCATGGCCGCGCTCCCCGCACGCTCGGCCTGGGCGATCGCGGCTGCGCGGCGCGTTTACCGTGCCATCGGCAGCAAATTGCGGGCGGGTGGTCCGGCAGCCTGGAACCAGCGCGTCTCGACGACAAAGGCCGAAAAGCTCGCTCTGCTCGGCCTCGCCCTCGGCGATGTGGGCGTGACACGGGTCATCAAGCGCAACACGCCGCGTACGGGCCTCTGGCAGCGTCCCTGATCAATTCGCCGACGGCCGCTGCTCCTCATCCTTCAGAGCATTGGTGTCAAACCCGCGCTTGTTGTCCTGTAGTTTCGCGACCAGTTTATCGACCGGTTCGGCATAGACGAAGCCGAAGGACACGCAGCCATCGCGTCCCTCCACGGCGTGGTGCAGCCGGTGCGCCTGATAAACGCGCTTGAGATAGCCCCTGCGCGGCACATATTTGAACGGCCAGCGCTGATGCACCAACCCGTCATGCATGAAGAAGTAGAGGATGCCGTAGATCGTTATGCCGACGGCGATCCACCAAAGCGGCCAGAACCAGGTGGCGCCGATCCAGAACAGCGCGATAGCGAAGCCGGCGAAAACGACGGCATAGAGGTCGTTTTCCTCCAGGGCCTCGTCATGCGGTTCGTGATGGGACTTGTGCCAGCCCCAGCCCCAGCCATGCATGATGTGCTCATGCGACCAGGCGGCAAACCATTCCATGAAGGCAACCGTCCCCACAACCAGCAGGGTGGGGATGAGATAATGCAACACGCTATCCATTCTCGACCTCAGGCTATTCCTGGTTGATTGCCGACCGACGTTGAGCCGGCAATTTCCACCACGGCACCCATGGCGTGTCGTGATGCTCATGATGATAGCCGAAATGAAAGCAGGTCAGGAGAGACATCAAGGGCGAAAAATCGTTGCTACGGGCACGGTGCCGATCGCTGAACGGGACCTCATCGATGCGGTGCGGACGATAGGTGCCGAAATAGAAAAGCTGCACCGATGACAGCAATGCGGGCAGGGCCCAGAAGACCAGCATGCTGGGAAAGCGCTCGCGCAGGATGAACAGGTAGATGACGACGGCGATAGTCAGCACGCCGAATTCGCGCCAGCCGAAATAATGGCGGAAGAATTTGAAATACCACGGCCAGAAGCTCGACGAATGTTCGATATCGAAATCCGGATCGTCGGCGGTGCCGGCATTACGATGATGGGCGTGATGGTTCTCGTAGAGCTTGTCGTAGGAAAAGCCGGCATAGATGAAGACGCAGAACCGGCCGATGGCGCGGTTCAGCCACGGATGCTGCGGCGCCAGTGAGCCGTGCATGGTGTCATGGGCGACAATGAACAGGCCGACGCTCAGCCAGCATTGCAGGGCGACAACAACGGGAGCCGCCAGCCAGAGCGAGTTGGCCGTCCAATCGACCAGGAAGATCGCGCTGATATGGACGGTCAGCCATGTGCCGACGACAAGGCCTGCCAGCACCAGACCGACCGCTGTATTGGCGCCGCTGACCCGGCTATCAATCGTCGATGTCGCCATGTCCGATTATTCCTTAGAGCCGCAGTCGCAGCCTCGACACCAGCAGGGCCAGCGTGGTTCCGACGACGGCCATCGCCAGCAACCAGCCAAGTTCCGGCAGCAGATCCATCAGGTCTTCGCCGCGCCAGAGCACGCCATGATAGGCCTCGATGGTCCAGGCATTCGGCGTGTACCAGCCGATATCCTGCAGCCAGGGTGGCATCATGAAGCGTGGCACCATCGACCCGCCGATGGCCGAACAGACTAGCACCACGAATGTGGAGATTGTTTGGGCCTGCTGCTTGGTGGTGCACGCCGCCGCGACGGCCAGCCCCAGGCCCGAGGCGGCGGCCGCCGCAGCCAGCGTGGTCATCGCCCAAAGACCGGCATGCTGCAGCACATCGACCTGGTAGACGAGCGCCGCCACGGCAAAGATCAGGCCCACCTGTACGATGCCTTGGACCGTCAGGAACAGAAATTTGCCGAGCACCACGACATCGGTGCCCGCAGGCCCGACCGCGATGCGATCGATAATGCCCGAATGGCGCTCCTCGATCAGCGTGGCCGCGCTCTGCATGGCCGAGAACAGAAGGAACAGGATGGCCACCGCACCGGCATAATAGGTGACCGTCGCCCCAGAGCCATTCTGTGGACCCACGGTCTGGGACTCGATCATGCCGGCCTGACCGTCTTCGGTCGGGCCATCGGTGGCAAGCTGCTCAATCGCGGCGGCAAGGCGCGCCGACTGTTCTGGTGTGAAGCCGCCCACCAGCGCTTCAATCGTGGGCGCCGTGCGTGACAGCGCCAGATCCGGCAATTCGAGCCCGATCAGGCGCTGCACCTGGCCCGACAGGATCGCCCCGGCCATCACCTTGCCCGGATCGACGTATACGACGGCCGGTGCCGCGCTGGTCTCATTGAGGTCACCGCGCAGCAACAGCCCTACGTCTGCCTGCCCGCTTTCTACGACCGCGACGACTGCCTCTTCGTCAGCCGCCGTGCTCGGCAGTATGCGCAAAGATGGTTCGGCGCGCAGGGCCGTTTCCAGTCGCTCCGTCAGGCTCGAGCTCTCGCTGATGCCCAGGACGACCTGCAGGCGCAGTTCATCGCCGCTGGTGCCTGAAAAGATTGCGGCGAAGATTACGAAGATGGTGGGCGGCAGCAGGAACGCCATGACCAGCGCACCCCGATCCCGGATCAGGCTCAGCGCCATGACGCGAAGCATGGCCAGGATCATTGCGCGGTCTCCAGGTCCGGACTGCGCGATAGTTGCACGAACAGGCTGTCGAGCCCCGGTTCACGCAGCCTGACCTCACGGGTCGCTATGCCGGCCTCCTCGAGCGCAACCGTGAGCTCTTCCGCCGAACCGTCCGAAGCACGGCCGAGCATGGACCACGTCACGCCCCCATTGGTCGCCGAGAATCCGGCCTGGCCGAGCGTAACGGCCTGGCTCGCTGAAGGGACATGCCTCAGTTCCAGGATGATTTCGCGCCGCCCACCGAATGTCGTCTCGACCAGCGTCCGCGGAGCACCTTGCGGCGCCACGACGCCGCTGCGCAGAAAGCCGACGGTGGTGCAGATGGTCTCAGCCTGGTCGAGATCGTGCGTCGCCAGCAAAACTGCCATTCCCGTCTGGCTCAACTGCTGGATCACGTCCTGCAAACCGTTGCGGGCGTCGACGTCGACACCGACGGTTGGCTCGTCGAGAATGAGCAGTGCAGGTCGATGCAGGATGGCTGCGGCGATGTTGACCCGACGCTTCCACCCTCCCGACAGGATCTCGATCCTGTCCTTGAGGCGCTCGGTCAGATTGGCGGCCTCGCTGGCCCACTCTATGGCCGCCTTGGTCGCCGCCGAATTCATGCCCGATAGCCGGCCAAAGACCTCCAGATTTTCCCGAACGGTCAGATGCCCGTAAAGCGCAATCTCCTGCGGCACGAGGCCGATCTTGCGCAACGCCTCCCGGCCGGATGGAAGGCCTGCAACGGTGACACTTCCGGCGACAGGGCGGAGGCGCCCGCAGATAGTGCGGATCAGCGTGGTCTTGCCCGCGCCATTAGGGCCGAGCAGGCCATAGATTTCGCCCGCCGCAACGCTCAGGTTCAGTCCGCGCAGCACGTCGCGATCACCGTAGCGGATGCGCAAATCGGCGATGGTGAGCGCGGCAGGCTGTCCGTTCACTGCGGCGAACCCGGCTGGCGGGCGTCGAACAGCCGCATCATCAAAGCGCGAACAGGTGCCGCGGAGACGCCGCTATCCGCCAGGGCCTGCTCGGCATGGGCAAGGTGCTGCTGGCAGGTCATGCGAGCATGGCTCGCGCCGAACAGGGAAACCAGCGTGGCTTTGTCTCCATCCTTGCCCACATCCTTGCCGGCCTGCTCCGCCGTATCGGTGCGGTCGAGCAGGTCATCGGCGGTCTGGAAGGCCAGGCCGAAGTGCCGGGCGAACCGTCTGACCGCCTCCAGGCGCTCAGCTTCGAGGCCGCGCAGGATCGCCCCCATCTCGGCAGCTGCCACGAACAGGACGCCGGTCTTGAGCCAGTTGAGGTTTTCCACCTGCTCGGCGTCCTGCAGGCTGGCGCGGTTGTTGATGTCGATTTCCTGACCGGCGACGAGGCCATCCCACCCCACTGCATCGGAAAGCACCGCAGCGAGCCGCGTACGGGTGGTCGCCGGCACGTCCTCCAGAGCGGCGATGATGCCAAAGGCCCGCGTCAGCAGCGCTATGGCGCTGAGGATGGCGGTCGGCTGGCCGAACGCAATATGCGTGGTTGGCCGCTGCCGACGCAAAGTCGCGTCGTCCATGCAGGGCAGGTCGTCCAGGATGAGGGATGCCGTATGGACCATCTCCACCGCACAGCCGACATCGAGCACCGGGCCAATCTGGGCATTACGCGGCTCAGCGATCATGAACATCATCACCGGCCGAACGCGCTTGCTGTGTCCCAACAAGGCATGCCGCAGCGCCGCATGCAGATTGCCGGGCACGCTCGCCTGCAGATCGATCAAACTGGCAAGACGCTGTTCCACCGCGGCGCGAATATCACCCGGGTCCGTCAGATCATCGTCCAGTTTCCGGCTGCCTTCGACGAATAGGCCCGAAGATGTCATCGATGGGTCTCCCCAAGCAGACTGATCAAACAGCAGTGAACCAGAAACTTGGCGCCGACGTAAGTAGAGAAGGATCGGAAGTGAGCCGTTTGATTCCTGCAAGCGAATGCTAAGGTGGTCAGCGGAGATATGTGTTTGTCGCGGGCGGGGGACGTCATTGCTGACTGATCGCAAGAATGAACACCTCGACGTCGTCCTCGGCGGCAGGGCCGGCTCTCAGGCAACCACCGGTTTCGACGAAATCGTCTTTGAACATGCGGCTCTCCCCGAGCTCGATATGGACGAGATCGACCTGACTACGCATTTCCTCGGCAAACGGATCAGCGCCCCCCTGCTGGTGAGCTCGATGACCGGTGGTCCGGCTCGGGCGGCTGTCATCAACGAGAACCTCGCCATAGCCTGCCAGAGCCTGGGTCTGGCACTGGCCGTTGGCTCCCAACGCGTTGCGCTGGAAAACCGCGAACTGGCAGGGCTTGGCGCCGAGTTGCGCCGACACGCTCCCGATATTCCGCTGCTTGGCAATTTTGGCGCGGCACAACTCAATCTCGGTTTCGGTGTCGACGAGGCCAGGCGCGCGGTCGACATGATCGGCGCCGACGCGCTGATCATCCACCTCAATCCCTTGCAGGAAGCCGTGCAGCCGGAGGGCAACCGCAACTGGCGAGGTCTGCTTGGCAAGATCGAGGCCCTTGCAGGGACGTTGGGCGTTCCCCTGGTCGTCAAGGAAGTCGGCGCCGGCATATCGGCGCGCCTGGCCAGGCGGCTCGTCGATGCGGGCGTTGCCGTCATCGACGTTGCCGGCGCCGGTGGCACCAGTTGGGCTGCTGTCGAGGCCGAGCGGTCCAAAACGCCTGAACAGGCAGCCATAGCGCGGGCGTTCGTGGATTGGGGCCAGCCCACGGCGCACGCCATTGCCGAGGCCCGGGCAGCGTGTCCCGATACGGTGATTGTGGGTTCAGGCGGGGTTCGCAACGGCCTCGATGCCGCCAAGGCCATCCGTCTTGGCGCTGACATTGTTGGCCAGGCCGCCGGCGTGCTGCACGCCGCCACGCTTTCCCCCGAAGCCGTAATCGCCCACCTGTCCGTGGTCGTGGCTCAACTCCGCGTCGCCTGCTTCTGTACATCATCAATTGACCTGACGGCCTTGCGGACGGCGAGCTTGCAGAAAGGCGTGATGGGATGATCGCGGAGTCGACACGGCTGGAGCACGCCCCCAGTGCTGGCGATCTTGGCTGGATTTGCCGGAGCATGGTGTTCTCATGGCGCGGCAGCGAACCTCGCGGCGACGCTGCCGAACTATTCGCCGATGTCTTCGGCTTTGGCGCGACCAACGCCCATCGCAA contains:
- a CDS encoding ABC transporter permease, with translation MILAMLRVMALSLIRDRGALVMAFLLPPTIFVIFAAIFSGTSGDELRLQVVLGISESSSLTERLETALRAEPSLRILPSTAADEEAVVAVVESGQADVGLLLRGDLNETSAAPAVVYVDPGKVMAGAILSGQVQRLIGLELPDLALSRTAPTIEALVGGFTPEQSARLAAAIEQLATDGPTEDGQAGMIESQTVGPQNGSGATVTYYAGAVAILFLLFSAMQSAATLIEERHSGIIDRIAVGPAGTDVVVLGKFLFLTVQGIVQVGLIFAVAALVYQVDVLQHAGLWAMTTLAAAAAASGLGLAVAAACTTKQQAQTISTFVVLVCSAIGGSMVPRFMMPPWLQDIGWYTPNAWTIEAYHGVLWRGEDLMDLLPELGWLLAMAVVGTTLALLVSRLRLRL
- a CDS encoding fatty acid desaturase, producing the protein MATSTIDSRVSGANTAVGLVLAGLVVGTWLTVHISAIFLVDWTANSLWLAAPVVVALQCWLSVGLFIVAHDTMHGSLAPQHPWLNRAIGRFCVFIYAGFSYDKLYENHHAHHRNAGTADDPDFDIEHSSSFWPWYFKFFRHYFGWREFGVLTIAVVIYLFILRERFPSMLVFWALPALLSSVQLFYFGTYRPHRIDEVPFSDRHRARSNDFSPLMSLLTCFHFGYHHEHHDTPWVPWWKLPAQRRSAINQE
- a CDS encoding sterol desaturase family protein — its product is MDSVLHYLIPTLLVVGTVAFMEWFAAWSHEHIMHGWGWGWHKSHHEPHDEALEENDLYAVVFAGFAIALFWIGATWFWPLWWIAVGITIYGILYFFMHDGLVHQRWPFKYVPRRGYLKRVYQAHRLHHAVEGRDGCVSFGFVYAEPVDKLVAKLQDNKRGFDTNALKDEEQRPSAN
- the fni gene encoding type 2 isopentenyl-diphosphate Delta-isomerase, with product MLTDRKNEHLDVVLGGRAGSQATTGFDEIVFEHAALPELDMDEIDLTTHFLGKRISAPLLVSSMTGGPARAAVINENLAIACQSLGLALAVGSQRVALENRELAGLGAELRRHAPDIPLLGNFGAAQLNLGFGVDEARRAVDMIGADALIIHLNPLQEAVQPEGNRNWRGLLGKIEALAGTLGVPLVVKEVGAGISARLARRLVDAGVAVIDVAGAGGTSWAAVEAERSKTPEQAAIARAFVDWGQPTAHAIAEARAACPDTVIVGSGGVRNGLDAAKAIRLGADIVGQAAGVLHAATLSPEAVIAHLSVVVAQLRVACFCTSSIDLTALRTASLQKGVMG
- a CDS encoding ABC transporter ATP-binding protein, yielding MNGQPAALTIADLRIRYGDRDVLRGLNLSVAAGEIYGLLGPNGAGKTTLIRTICGRLRPVAGSVTVAGLPSGREALRKIGLVPQEIALYGHLTVRENLEVFGRLSGMNSAATKAAIEWASEAANLTERLKDRIEILSGGWKRRVNIAAAILHRPALLILDEPTVGVDVDARNGLQDVIQQLSQTGMAVLLATHDLDQAETICTTVGFLRSGVVAPQGAPRTLVETTFGGRREIILELRHVPSASQAVTLGQAGFSATNGGVTWSMLGRASDGSAEELTVALEEAGIATREVRLREPGLDSLFVQLSRSPDLETAQ
- a CDS encoding polyprenyl synthetase family protein; this encodes MTSSGLFVEGSRKLDDDLTDPGDIRAAVEQRLASLIDLQASVPGNLHAALRHALLGHSKRVRPVMMFMIAEPRNAQIGPVLDVGCAVEMVHTASLILDDLPCMDDATLRRQRPTTHIAFGQPTAILSAIALLTRAFGIIAALEDVPATTRTRLAAVLSDAVGWDGLVAGQEIDINNRASLQDAEQVENLNWLKTGVLFVAAAEMGAILRGLEAERLEAVRRFARHFGLAFQTADDLLDRTDTAEQAGKDVGKDGDKATLVSLFGASHARMTCQQHLAHAEQALADSGVSAAPVRALMMRLFDARQPGSPQ